From Pseudomonadota bacterium, a single genomic window includes:
- a CDS encoding 4-vinyl reductase, which translates to MSQEQTKIEQISKICRPQTGEDVPLVLFRAFRHFTADYVAQLLGRRATLVFQNGGRELGREAGKLLKQESLDDYLRAVIGFVRDMRMGILQPRELSDKAIILGLEECLTCAGMDSIGKRICHFETGFVAGIVESFLGSRVRAFESKCNAAGEGICEVTVDLTNSMTNDAPGA; encoded by the coding sequence ATGTCTCAAGAGCAGACGAAGATCGAACAAATCTCGAAAATCTGTCGGCCGCAGACCGGAGAGGACGTCCCGCTGGTGCTCTTTCGGGCCTTTCGTCACTTCACGGCGGACTACGTCGCCCAGCTGCTCGGTAGGCGGGCGACGCTGGTGTTCCAAAACGGTGGCCGCGAGCTCGGCCGCGAGGCAGGCAAGCTGCTGAAGCAGGAGAGCCTCGACGACTACCTGCGTGCAGTCATCGGCTTCGTCCGCGACATGCGGATGGGCATCCTCCAGCCGCGCGAGCTGAGTGATAAGGCCATCATCCTCGGGCTCGAGGAGTGCCTGACCTGCGCCGGGATGGACAGCATCGGCAAGCGCATCTGCCACTTCGAGACCGGCTTCGTGGCGGGAATCGTCGAGAGCTTTCTCGGCAGTCGGGTGCGGGCCTTCGAGAGTAAGTGCAACGCCGCGGGTGAAGGCATCTGCGAGGTTACCGTCGATCTGACCAACAGCATGACCAACGACGCGCCCGGCGCCTGA
- a CDS encoding roadblock/LC7 domain-containing protein → MAVVTKVEQMNGVLRNLGHSSADIIGSAILTSDGFVVASMLPAELNEEMISAMAATLLGAGEQIANEVVKSGLEQTFVKAKEGYVFVNAITEHEVLLVLTTSRVKLGLIFMEARKRSEELLKVL, encoded by the coding sequence ATGGCAGTCGTGACCAAAGTCGAGCAAATGAACGGCGTGCTGCGCAACCTCGGCCACTCGTCGGCGGATATCATCGGGTCCGCGATTCTCACCTCCGACGGCTTCGTCGTCGCCTCGATGCTCCCCGCGGAGCTCAACGAGGAGATGATCTCGGCGATGGCCGCCACGCTCCTCGGCGCCGGCGAGCAGATCGCCAACGAGGTCGTCAAGTCGGGCCTGGAGCAAACCTTCGTCAAGGCGAAGGAAGGGTATGTCTTCGTCAACGCGATCACCGAGCACGAGGTGCTCTTGGTCCTCACGACCTCGCGCGTGAAGCTTGGCCTCATCTTCATGGAGGCCCGCAAGCGTTCCGAGGAGCTGCTCAAAGTCCTGTGA
- a CDS encoding OmpA family protein, with translation MPTRKTQQAALSAVLGFGFADLALLIVVLGPAMQREDDLARSRLPAPGRLAAVLRDDPKRAATRLPEGPSASEEGLTPAGAPAVAPAVAPAVAPAAVVSEGLPVLLFGTGAAGLTRPMRQTLRAVAATMRASDDLRLLCRSHADARGTTEANLRLSQRRAQSVAAALVQLGVARDRLTLEALGASEPVDAASTPAAWARNRRVELRWQ, from the coding sequence TTGCCGACGAGAAAGACTCAGCAAGCTGCCCTGAGCGCCGTGCTTGGCTTCGGCTTCGCGGATCTCGCGCTGCTGATAGTGGTGCTCGGTCCGGCCATGCAGCGCGAGGACGACCTGGCCCGGTCCCGGCTGCCGGCGCCCGGGAGGCTGGCCGCCGTGCTGCGCGACGACCCGAAACGAGCTGCGACGCGGCTGCCTGAGGGGCCATCGGCAAGCGAGGAGGGTTTGACTCCCGCCGGCGCGCCGGCGGTTGCGCCGGCGGTCGCGCCGGCGGTCGCGCCGGCGGCGGTCGTCTCCGAAGGCCTGCCGGTGCTGCTCTTCGGGACGGGCGCCGCAGGGTTGACCAGGCCGATGCGGCAGACCCTGCGGGCCGTCGCCGCGACGATGCGCGCCTCGGACGACCTGCGGCTGCTGTGCCGCAGCCACGCCGATGCTCGTGGCACGACAGAGGCCAATCTGCGGCTGAGTCAGCGCCGCGCGCAGTCCGTCGCGGCCGCGCTGGTGCAACTGGGCGTGGCGCGCGACCGTCTGACGCTGGAGGCCCTGGGGGCCAGCGAGCCGGTGGACGCCGCGTCGACGCCAGCGGCGTGGGCTCGCAATCGCCGCGTCGAGCTGCGGTGGCAGTAG
- a CDS encoding response regulator: MRSYRILVVEDDATLAELLRCMLEGRGHRVRVAYDGRQGADQAHAWLPDLVLMDLHMPVMDGLASAAAIRQHPATRWVPIMATTALDDPGDLLRAMMAGFNRYIRKPFREEQLFAEIEDLMLTSERRRRLAALALTPAQAQTQVTLDRDRQQILRELLVTLQRRVHCDFFAVGWTRPAKSGLVLVVAGETASCELVDALEQWVWGEGRDELRPERLVVTASPAASAGAETASAEQGPRAAAASPLEQSVASLVHVPLLVSSESSGLLLVGSFSTHDYDAAELEAIDAFSQEVARVWQHDVTVAGQLLQANADDSIDALIGEIDVAVVGPVDQARRWAEAISCAIGGVRLSAVADSESLVETVDPPLLALVDPRLMPAVEEVANRRARAGRRVLPAIALEPALLEGPERRMGAFVMMSLLLALMDGGRSGCLHVEQRGGGPAGMMVFQRGRVAWAISLASGVSLLKIISEVCGINPEQLRSVVRRSVAARERLQQVLVAEGLVSVPSYSAALKTYLTASVGHLLQVPHPDLLWSREIRVAPTDLTFDGTEIVMSSVFA, from the coding sequence ATGAGATCCTATCGCATCCTCGTCGTCGAGGACGATGCCACCCTCGCCGAGCTCTTGCGCTGCATGTTGGAAGGTCGCGGCCACCGCGTGCGGGTCGCCTATGATGGGCGCCAGGGGGCGGACCAGGCGCATGCCTGGCTGCCGGACCTGGTGCTGATGGACCTGCACATGCCGGTGATGGACGGCCTGGCCTCGGCGGCCGCGATTCGGCAGCATCCGGCGACGCGCTGGGTGCCGATCATGGCGACCACCGCGCTCGATGATCCGGGCGACCTGCTCCGGGCGATGATGGCGGGGTTCAACCGCTACATCCGCAAGCCCTTTCGAGAGGAGCAGCTCTTCGCCGAGATCGAGGACCTGATGCTGACGTCGGAGCGGCGGCGCCGGTTGGCCGCGCTGGCCCTGACGCCCGCCCAAGCCCAGACCCAGGTCACGCTCGATCGCGACCGGCAACAGATTCTGCGCGAGCTGCTGGTGACGCTACAGCGTCGGGTGCACTGCGACTTCTTCGCCGTCGGGTGGACGCGGCCGGCGAAGTCCGGCCTGGTCCTGGTGGTGGCTGGCGAGACGGCGTCTTGTGAGCTGGTCGACGCCCTCGAGCAATGGGTCTGGGGCGAGGGGCGCGACGAGCTTCGACCCGAGCGCCTGGTGGTGACCGCCTCGCCGGCAGCTTCCGCTGGCGCTGAGACGGCGAGCGCCGAGCAGGGCCCGCGCGCGGCGGCGGCCTCGCCCCTCGAGCAGTCCGTGGCGTCCCTGGTCCACGTGCCCCTGCTGGTCTCGAGTGAGAGCAGCGGCTTGCTCCTGGTCGGGAGCTTCAGCACGCATGATTACGACGCGGCGGAGCTCGAGGCGATCGACGCCTTTTCCCAGGAGGTGGCGCGCGTCTGGCAGCACGATGTAACAGTCGCGGGGCAGCTCCTGCAGGCGAACGCCGACGATTCGATCGACGCGCTGATCGGCGAGATCGATGTTGCCGTGGTCGGACCGGTCGATCAGGCCAGGCGTTGGGCGGAGGCGATCAGCTGCGCGATCGGCGGTGTGCGGCTGAGCGCGGTGGCCGACAGCGAGTCGCTGGTGGAGACGGTCGATCCGCCCCTCCTGGCGCTGGTCGACCCGCGCTTGATGCCGGCGGTCGAGGAGGTCGCGAATCGTCGCGCGCGAGCGGGGCGGCGGGTGCTGCCCGCCATCGCGCTCGAGCCCGCGCTCCTCGAGGGCCCCGAGCGGCGGATGGGCGCCTTCGTGATGATGAGCCTGCTGCTGGCGCTGATGGACGGCGGCCGCAGCGGCTGTCTGCATGTCGAGCAGCGCGGCGGGGGCCCGGCCGGGATGATGGTGTTTCAGCGCGGGCGGGTGGCCTGGGCCATCTCCTTGGCCAGCGGCGTCTCGTTGCTCAAGATCATCTCCGAGGTCTGCGGCATCAACCCGGAGCAGCTGCGGTCGGTGGTGCGTCGCAGCGTTGCGGCGCGTGAGCGGCTGCAGCAGGTGCTGGTGGCCGAGGGTCTGGTCTCCGTCCCGAGCTATTCGGCGGCGCTCAAGACCTACCTGACGGCCAGCGTTGGCCATCTGCTGCAGGTCCCCCACCCGGACTTGCTCTGGTCGCGCGAGATCCGCGTGGCGCCGACCGACCTGACCTTCGATGGC